Sequence from the Priestia megaterium genome:
GACTAAGCCATTTACCTTATGTTGTCTATCCAAACGTAACGATTGAGAATGGATTTACACATCCCGATGCGTTTCATTCTTTATTTATTGTGTATATTGTTGGCTTTGCTATTTTATTTCCTGGATTCTTTTATTTCTGGCGTCTATTTATGAAAGATAATAAAGAATACAGCAAAAAGAAGCCATATTAAAAAACCCGGTCAGCACTTGACCGGGTTTTCTTATGAAGCAGCAGATTTTGCTACTACTTCAGCAAAATCTTTAGCAAATACCTTACATTTTTCTACATCTTCTCCAAAGGGAGAGAGCTCGATTTTCAAACCGGGAACGGCTATATTTCCATTACGTCCCCTTATTTTTTCTTCAATTAAATCAACTGCTCCGCAAAAAACATCATATGATGAATCACCTGAACCAAATACAGCCATCTGCTTTTGACTGAGATCTATGTCATCCATTTCATCATAA
This genomic interval carries:
- a CDS encoding flavodoxin; protein product: MKEILLAYASMSGNTEAIADLIEEELVKHGLHVKRAEVYDIDASDLVSAESIIFGAYTWGDGELPDDFLDLYDEMDDIDLSQKQMAVFGSGDSSYDVFCGAVDLIEEKIRGRNGNIAVPGLKIELSPFGEDVEKCKVFAKDFAEVVAKSAAS